From a single Myotis daubentonii chromosome 5, mMyoDau2.1, whole genome shotgun sequence genomic region:
- the WIZ gene encoding protein Wiz isoform X8 — protein sequence MDGPLVGGLAAPDRPRGPERLPGPAPREDIEGGAEAAEGDGGIFRSTHYLPVTKEGPRDILDGRGGISDGQPHPGLNEALPRASSATHRISSCCWDGGSLDFRPGSPPPHLLGHFSGLPGGRGPWEHPLVQEAGEGIPSEQRFEDSVIVRTVKPHAELEGSRRFLYHQGEPKLLEKSPQGHSRFNWLQDADEQSPTQNSGLPLDLLPPPPPLTSFRTVLVPGEGTTKNLDVEVGAREHLTDLEGLAQSTSEWCLPRSATEVATQTWTVNSEASVERLQPLLPPVRTGPYLCELLQEVAEGVASPDEDEDEDPAVFPCVECSIYFKQKEHLLEHMSQHRRAPGQEPPANLAPLACSECGWAFADPCALEHHRQLHQASREKILEEIQKLKQIPNDEGREARLQCSKCVFGTSSSKAFVQHAKLHVRESPGQAAKEHFGGGSPGPDATALGYQPYGASSGLNACIFCGFPAPSESLLREHVRLVHARPHWEEDGEAFEENPASQPGTSQDVYARFPEAAEDYFGNAEPFLAPTWRENPTGYDPSLAFGPGCQELGTRDFPLSKPLPHSVGQRPLGRPAFPSPLASTPYSLQPSRSKNAVHLQGLPAPLGDQRHPWSEEEEEDIQLASEMDFFPENGVFPPLAAPGLIPEAALELKRTFREALRSAAASPAQQQQLLGMVPVVLVSRLRSQVLAAAARAPPRLLPEELGLEGAHPLDFLLLDAPLGGPLGLDTILDGDPAMALKHEERKCPYCPDRFHNGIGLANHVRGHLNRVGVSYNVRHFISAEEVKAIERRFSFQKKKKKVANFDPGTFSLMRCDFCGAGFDTRAGLSSHARAHLRDFGITNWELTVSPINILQELLATSAAERPPSPLGHEPGGMPGGYLTPRRPRLPLTVPFPPTWAEDPGPAYGDASGPEPARDIRCEFCGEFFENRKGLSSHARSHLRQMGVTEWYVNGSPIDTLREILKRRTQSRPGGPLHPPGPSPKALAKVVGSGGLGSSLEARSPADLHLSPLAKKLPPPPGSPLGHSPTASPPPTARKMFSGLTAPSLTKKLKPEQMRVEIKREMLPGALHGELHPSEGPWVAPREDMAPLNLSSRAEPVRDIRCEFCGEFFENRKGLSSHARSHLRQMGVTEWSVNGSPIDTLREILKKKSKPCLIKKEPPAGDLAPALVEDGPPTVVPGSVQPLLPLVPMAGRPGKPGAGLAQVPRELNLAPITGAKPSATSYLGSVAAKRPLQEDRFLSAEVKAKTYIQTELPFKAKTLHEKTSHSSTEACCELCGLYFENRKALASHARAHLRQFGVTEWCVNGSPIETLSEWIKHRPQKVGAYRSYIQGGRPFTKKFRNAGHGRESDKRPHLGLAPGGLSVVGRSAGGEPGPEAGRAADGGERPLAASPPGTVKAEEHQRQNINKFERRQARPADTSAARGGEEANDLQQKLEEVRQPPPRVRPVPSLVPRPPQTSLVKFVGNIYTLKCRFCEVEFQGPLSIQEEWVRHLQRHILEMNFSKADPPPEEPQAPPAQTAAAEAP from the exons ATGGATGGACCCCTGGTGGGCGGCCTGGCTGCCCCAGACCGTCCTCGAGGCCCTGAGAGACTGCCCGGCCCAGCACCGAGAGAGGACATtgagggtggggctgaggcagctgaAGGGGATGGTGGCATCTTCCGGTCCACCCATTACCTGCCGGTCACCAAGGAGGGCCCCCGAGACATTCTGGATGGCAGAGGTGGCATTTCTG ACGGGCAGCCCCATCCCGGCCTCAACGAAGCCCTCCCCCGTGCCTCCTCCGCCACCCATCGGATCAGCAGCTG CTGCTGGGATGGAGGCAGCCTGGACTTCCGGCCAGGTTCCCCACCACCCCATCTCCTGGGCCACTTCTCTGGCCTCCCCGGTGGCcgggggccctgggagcaccCCCTGGTCCAGGAAGCTGGGGAGGGCATCCCATCTGAGCAGAGGTTCGAGGACTCGGTCATTGTGAGAACTGTGAAGCCCCACGCTGAGCTTGAGGGCTCTAGAAGGTTCTTGTACCATCAGGGTGAACCGAAGCTCTTGGAGAAGTCCCCCCAGGGCCACTCCAGGTTCAACTGGCTCCAAGACGCAGATGAGCAGTCCCCAACCCAGAATTCAGGGctgcccctggacctgctgccccCACCGCCACCTCTCACCTCCTTCAGGACAGTGCTGGTGCCTGGAGAGGGCACCACGAAGAACTTGGATGTGGAGGTAGGAGCCAGAGAGCACTTGACAGACCTGGAGGGGCTGGCCCAGTCAACTTCGGAGTGGTGTCTGCCTCGGTCAGCCACAGAAGTGGCCACTCAGACCTGGACGGTGAACTCGGAGGCATCTGTGGAGCGACTGCAGCCACTGCTGCCCCCCGTCCGGACCGGTCCTTACCTGTGTGAGCtgctgcaggaggtggctgagggGGTGGCCAGCCCGGATGAGGATGAGGACGAGGACCCGGCTGTATTCCCGTGCGTGGAGTGCAGCATCTACTTCAAGCAGAAGGAGCACCTTCTGGAGCACATGAGCCAGCATCGCCGAGCCCCAGGCCAGGAGCCCCCCGCCAACTTGGCCCCACTGGCCTGCAGTGAGTGTGGCTGGGCCTTTGCTGACCCCTGTGCCCTGGAGCACCACCGGcagctgcaccaggcctccagggagAAGATTCTCGAAGAAATCCAGAAGCTGAAGCAGATCCCAAATGATGAGGGCCGGGAGGCACGGCTGCAGTGCTCTAAGTGCGTCTTTGGCACCAGTTCCTCCAAAGCCTTTGTGCAGCATGCCAAGCTGCACGTGCGAGAGTCACCAGGCCAGGCTGCCAAGGAGCACTTTGGGGGTGGCAGCCCAGGCCCCGATGCCACTGCCCTCGGCTATCAGCCCTATGGAGCCTCCTCAGGTCTCAATGCTTGCATTTTCTGTGGCTTCCCAGCGCCCAGCGAGAGCCTACTCAGGGAGCATGTGAGGCTTGTGCACGCTCGTCCCCActgggaggaggatggtgaggcaTTTGAGGAGAACCCTGCCAGCCAGCCTGGCACCAGCCAGGACGTGTATGCCCGCTTCCCTGAAGCTGCTGAGGACTACTTTGGCAACGCTGAGCCGTTTTTGGCCCCTACATGGCGGGAGAATCCTACTGGATACGACCCCAGCCTGGCCTTTGGCCCAggctgccaggagctgggcaCAAGGGATTTCCCACTGTCAAAGCCACTACCGCACAGCGTGGGCCAGAGGCCCCTGGGAAGGCCAGCCTTTCCCTCACCACTAGCGTCCACCCCATATTCCTTACAGCCCAGTAGAAGCAAAAATGCTGTCCATTTGCAGgggctcccagccccactgggggaCCAGAGACACCCCTGgagtgaagaggaggaggaggatataCAGCTGGCCTCGGAAATGGACTTTTTCCCTGAGAATGGGGTCTTTCCACCTCTTGCTGCCCCTGGCCTCATCCCAGAGGCAGCCCTGGAGCTGAAGCGGACTTTCCGAGAAGCCCTCCGATCAGCGGCAGCCTCAccagcacagcagcagcagctccttggGATGGTACCCGTCGTGCTGGTGTCCAGGCTGAGGTCCCAGGTCCTGGCTGCGGCAGCCAGGGCACCTCCGAGGCTGCTGCCcgaggagctggggctggagggcgcCCACCCCTTGGACTTCCTACTCCTGGATGCACCGCTGGGcggcccgctggggctggacacAATCCTGGATGGGGACCCCGCAATGGCACTGAAGCACGAGGAGCGGAAGTGCCCCTACTGCCCCGATCGCTTCCACAACGGCATCGGCCTGGCAAACCACGTGCGGGGCCACCTGAACCGCGTGGGCGTCAGCTACAATGTGCGGCATTTCATCTCCGCCGAGGAGGTGAAGGCCATCGAACGCAGGTTCTCcttccagaagaagaagaaaaaag tgGCTAACTTTGACCCTGGCACCTTCAGCCTGATGCGCTGTGACTTCTGCGGGGCCGGCTTCGACACCAGGGCTGGCCTCTCTAGCCACGCCCGGGCCCACCTGCGTGACTTTGGCATCACTAACTGGGAGCTCACCGTCTCACCCATCAACATCCTACAGGAGCTGCTGGCCACATCGGCCGCcgagaggccccccagcccccttgGCCATGAGCCCGGGGGCATGCCTGGTGGCTATCTGACCCCTCGCAGGCCCCGTTTACCTCTCACAGTGCCCTTCCCACCCACCTGGGCTGAGGACCCTGGGCCAGCCTACGGAGATG CCTCAGGCCCAGAACCAGCTCGCGATATCCGCTGCGAGTTCTGTGGTGAGTTCTTCGAGAACCGAAAGGGTCTTTCCAGCCACGCACGCTCCCACTTGCGGCAGATGGGTGTGACTGAGTGGTATGTCAACGGCTCGCCCATCGACACGCTGCGGGAGATCCTCAAGAGGCGGACTCAGTCCCGGCCCGGAGGACCCCTCCATCCACCAGGACCTAGTCCAAAAGCCTTGGCCAAGGTGGTGGGCAGCGGAGGTCTCGGCAGCTCGCTGGAAGCCCGCAGCCCTGCAGACCTTCACCTCTCGCCCCTGGCCAAGAAGTTGCCACCACCACCAGGCAGCCCCCTGGGCCACTCACCaactgcttctcctcctcccacggCCCGAAAGATGTTCTCAGGCCTGACTGCACCCTCCCTGACCAAGAAGCTGAAGCCTGAACAAATGCGTGTGGAGATCAAGCGTGAGATGCTGCCAGGGGCCCTTCATGGGGAGCTACACCCGTCTGAGGGTCCCTGGGTGGCGCCACGGGAAGACATGGCCCCCCTGAACCTGT CATCACGGGCAGAGCCAGTGCGTGACATCCGCTGTGAGTTCTGTGGTGAGTTCTTTGAGAACCGAAAAGGCTTGTCCAGCCACGCACGCTCCCACCTGCGACAGATGGGTGTGACTGAGTGGTCCGTCAATGGCTCACCCATCGACACGCTTCGGGAGATCCTTAAGAAGAAGTCTAAGCCGTGCCTCATCAAGAAGGAGCCTCCAGCTGGAGACCTGGCCCCTGCCTTGGTTGAGGATGGGCCCCCTACAGTGGTTCCTGGGTCTGTGCAGCCCCTCCTGCCGCTGGTGCCAATGGCTGGCCGGCCAGGCAAACCAGGAGCTGGGCTGGCCCAGGTACCCCGTGAGCTCAACCTGGCACCCATCACGGGTGCCAAGCCCTCAGCCACCAGCTACCTGGGCTCAGTGGCAGCCAAGCGACCCCTGCAGGAGGATCGCTTCCTCTCTGCAGAGGTCAAGGCCAAGACCTACATCCAGACTGAACTGCCCTTCAAGGCAAAGACCCTTCACGAGAAGACCTCCCACTCCT CCACCGAGGCCTGCTGTGAGCTGTGTGGCCTTTACTTCGAAAACcgcaaggccctggccagccatGCTCGGGCGCATCTGCGGCAGTTCGGTGTGACTGAGTGGTGCGTGAATGGCTCACCCATTGAGACGCTGAGCGAGTGGATCAAGCACCGGCCCCAGAAGGTGGGCGCCTACCGCAGCTACATCCAGGGTGGCCGCCCCTTCACCAAGAAGTTCCGAAACGCTGGCCATGGCCGCGAGAGCGACAAGCGGCCACACCTGGGGCTGGCACCTGGGGGCCTGTCCGTGGTGGGCCGCAGTGCTGGGGGTGAGCCAGGGCCAGAGGCTGGCCGGGCAGCCGACGGGGGCGAGCGGCCGTTGGCAGCCAGCCCCCCGGGCACCGTGAAAGCCGAGGAGCACCAGCGGCAGAACATCAACA AATTTGAGCGCCGACAAGCCCGCCCTGCAGATACCTCTGCGGCCAGGGGGGGCGAGGAGGCCAATGACCTGCAGCAGAAGCTGGAGGAGGTGCGGCAACCCCCACCCCGGGTCCGGCCAGTCCCCTCCTTGGTGCCTCGTCCCCCCCAGACATCACTGGTTAAGTTCGTCGGCAACATCTATACCCTCAAGTGCAG GTTCTGTGAGGTGGAATTCCAGGGACCTCTCTCCATCCAGGAGGAGTGGGTGCGGCACTTACAGCGGCACATCCTGGAGATGAATTTCTCCAAAGCAGACCCCCCGCCCGaggagccccaggcccctccagcACAGACAGCGGCGGCAGAGGCACCCTAA
- the WIZ gene encoding protein Wiz isoform X6, which translates to MDGPLVGGLAAPDRPRGPERLPGPAPREDIEGGAEAAEGDGGIFRSTHYLPVTKEGPRDILDGRGGISDGQPHPGLNEALPRASSATHRISSCCWDGGSLDFRPGSPPPHLLGHFSGLPGGRGPWEHPLVQEAGEGIPSEQRFEDSVIVRTVKPHAELEGSRRFLYHQGEPKLLEKSPQGHSRFNWLQDADEQSPTQNSGLPLDLLPPPPPLTSFRTVLVPGEGTTKNLDVEVGAREHLTDLEGLAQSTSEWCLPRSATEVATQTWTVNSEASVERLQPLLPPVRTGPYLCELLQEVAEGVASPDEDEDEDPAVFPCVECSIYFKQKEHLLEHMSQHRRAPGQEPPANLAPLACSECGWAFADPCALEHHRQLHQASREKILEEIQKLKQIPNDEGREARLQCSKCVFGTSSSKAFVQHAKLHVRESPGQAAKEHFGGGSPGPDATALGYQPYGASSGLNACIFCGFPAPSESLLREHVRLVHARPHWEEDGEAFEENPASQPGTSQDVYARFPEAAEDYFGNAEPFLAPTWRENPTGYDPSLAFGPGCQELGTRDFPLSKPLPHSVGQRPLGRPAFPSPLASTPYSLQPSRSKNAVHLQGLPAPLGDQRHPWSEEEEEDIQLASEMDFFPENGVFPPLAAPGLIPEAALELKRTFREALRSAAASPAQQQQLLGMVPVVLVSRLRSQVLAAAARAPPRLLPEELGLEGAHPLDFLLLDAPLGGPLGLDTILDGDPAMALKHEERKCPYCPDRFHNGIGLANHVRGHLNRVGVSYNVRHFISAEEVKAIERRFSFQKKKKKVANFDPGTFSLMRCDFCGAGFDTRAGLSSHARAHLRDFGITNWELTVSPINILQELLATSAAERPPSPLGHEPGGMPGGYLTPRRPRLPLTVPFPPTWAEDPGPAYGDAQSLTTCEVCGACFETRKGLSSHARSHLRQLGVAESESSGAPIDLLYELVKQKGLPDTPLGLPPGLTKKSSSPKEVVAGAPRQSLLTLAKPLDAPAINKAIKSPPGFSAKGLAHPPSSPLLKKAPLALAGSPIPKNPEDKSPQLSLSPRPVSPKAQWPQSEDEGPLNLTSGPEPARDIRCEFCGEFFENRKGLSSHARSHLRQMGVTEWYVNGSPIDTLREILKRRTQSRPGGPLHPPGPSPKALAKVVGSGGLGSSLEARSPADLHLSPLAKKLPPPPGSPLGHSPTASPPPTARKMFSGLTAPSLTKKLKPEQMRVEIKREMLPGALHGELHPSEGPWVAPREDMAPLNLSSRAEPVRDIRCEFCGEFFENRKGLSSHARSHLRQMGVTEWSVNGSPIDTLREILKKKSKPCLIKKEPPAGDLAPALVEDGPPTVVPGSVQPLLPLVPMAGRPGKPGAGLAQVPRELNLAPITGAKPSATSYLGSVAAKRPLQEDRFLSAEVKAKTYIQTELPFKAKTLHEKTSHSSTEACCELCGLYFENRKALASHARAHLRQFGVTEWCVNGSPIETLSEWIKHRPQKVGAYRSYIQGGRPFTKKFRNAGHGRESDKRPHLGLAPGGLSVVGRSAGGEPGPEAGRAADGGERPLAASPPGTVKAEEHQRQNINKFERRQARPADTSAARGGEEANDLQQKLEEVRQPPPRVRPVPSLVPRPPQTSLVKFVGNIYTLKCRFCEVEFQGPLSIQEEWVRHLQRHILEMNFSKADPPPEEPQAPPAQTAAAEAP; encoded by the exons ATGGATGGACCCCTGGTGGGCGGCCTGGCTGCCCCAGACCGTCCTCGAGGCCCTGAGAGACTGCCCGGCCCAGCACCGAGAGAGGACATtgagggtggggctgaggcagctgaAGGGGATGGTGGCATCTTCCGGTCCACCCATTACCTGCCGGTCACCAAGGAGGGCCCCCGAGACATTCTGGATGGCAGAGGTGGCATTTCTG ACGGGCAGCCCCATCCCGGCCTCAACGAAGCCCTCCCCCGTGCCTCCTCCGCCACCCATCGGATCAGCAGCTG CTGCTGGGATGGAGGCAGCCTGGACTTCCGGCCAGGTTCCCCACCACCCCATCTCCTGGGCCACTTCTCTGGCCTCCCCGGTGGCcgggggccctgggagcaccCCCTGGTCCAGGAAGCTGGGGAGGGCATCCCATCTGAGCAGAGGTTCGAGGACTCGGTCATTGTGAGAACTGTGAAGCCCCACGCTGAGCTTGAGGGCTCTAGAAGGTTCTTGTACCATCAGGGTGAACCGAAGCTCTTGGAGAAGTCCCCCCAGGGCCACTCCAGGTTCAACTGGCTCCAAGACGCAGATGAGCAGTCCCCAACCCAGAATTCAGGGctgcccctggacctgctgccccCACCGCCACCTCTCACCTCCTTCAGGACAGTGCTGGTGCCTGGAGAGGGCACCACGAAGAACTTGGATGTGGAGGTAGGAGCCAGAGAGCACTTGACAGACCTGGAGGGGCTGGCCCAGTCAACTTCGGAGTGGTGTCTGCCTCGGTCAGCCACAGAAGTGGCCACTCAGACCTGGACGGTGAACTCGGAGGCATCTGTGGAGCGACTGCAGCCACTGCTGCCCCCCGTCCGGACCGGTCCTTACCTGTGTGAGCtgctgcaggaggtggctgagggGGTGGCCAGCCCGGATGAGGATGAGGACGAGGACCCGGCTGTATTCCCGTGCGTGGAGTGCAGCATCTACTTCAAGCAGAAGGAGCACCTTCTGGAGCACATGAGCCAGCATCGCCGAGCCCCAGGCCAGGAGCCCCCCGCCAACTTGGCCCCACTGGCCTGCAGTGAGTGTGGCTGGGCCTTTGCTGACCCCTGTGCCCTGGAGCACCACCGGcagctgcaccaggcctccagggagAAGATTCTCGAAGAAATCCAGAAGCTGAAGCAGATCCCAAATGATGAGGGCCGGGAGGCACGGCTGCAGTGCTCTAAGTGCGTCTTTGGCACCAGTTCCTCCAAAGCCTTTGTGCAGCATGCCAAGCTGCACGTGCGAGAGTCACCAGGCCAGGCTGCCAAGGAGCACTTTGGGGGTGGCAGCCCAGGCCCCGATGCCACTGCCCTCGGCTATCAGCCCTATGGAGCCTCCTCAGGTCTCAATGCTTGCATTTTCTGTGGCTTCCCAGCGCCCAGCGAGAGCCTACTCAGGGAGCATGTGAGGCTTGTGCACGCTCGTCCCCActgggaggaggatggtgaggcaTTTGAGGAGAACCCTGCCAGCCAGCCTGGCACCAGCCAGGACGTGTATGCCCGCTTCCCTGAAGCTGCTGAGGACTACTTTGGCAACGCTGAGCCGTTTTTGGCCCCTACATGGCGGGAGAATCCTACTGGATACGACCCCAGCCTGGCCTTTGGCCCAggctgccaggagctgggcaCAAGGGATTTCCCACTGTCAAAGCCACTACCGCACAGCGTGGGCCAGAGGCCCCTGGGAAGGCCAGCCTTTCCCTCACCACTAGCGTCCACCCCATATTCCTTACAGCCCAGTAGAAGCAAAAATGCTGTCCATTTGCAGgggctcccagccccactgggggaCCAGAGACACCCCTGgagtgaagaggaggaggaggatataCAGCTGGCCTCGGAAATGGACTTTTTCCCTGAGAATGGGGTCTTTCCACCTCTTGCTGCCCCTGGCCTCATCCCAGAGGCAGCCCTGGAGCTGAAGCGGACTTTCCGAGAAGCCCTCCGATCAGCGGCAGCCTCAccagcacagcagcagcagctccttggGATGGTACCCGTCGTGCTGGTGTCCAGGCTGAGGTCCCAGGTCCTGGCTGCGGCAGCCAGGGCACCTCCGAGGCTGCTGCCcgaggagctggggctggagggcgcCCACCCCTTGGACTTCCTACTCCTGGATGCACCGCTGGGcggcccgctggggctggacacAATCCTGGATGGGGACCCCGCAATGGCACTGAAGCACGAGGAGCGGAAGTGCCCCTACTGCCCCGATCGCTTCCACAACGGCATCGGCCTGGCAAACCACGTGCGGGGCCACCTGAACCGCGTGGGCGTCAGCTACAATGTGCGGCATTTCATCTCCGCCGAGGAGGTGAAGGCCATCGAACGCAGGTTCTCcttccagaagaagaagaaaaaag tgGCTAACTTTGACCCTGGCACCTTCAGCCTGATGCGCTGTGACTTCTGCGGGGCCGGCTTCGACACCAGGGCTGGCCTCTCTAGCCACGCCCGGGCCCACCTGCGTGACTTTGGCATCACTAACTGGGAGCTCACCGTCTCACCCATCAACATCCTACAGGAGCTGCTGGCCACATCGGCCGCcgagaggccccccagcccccttgGCCATGAGCCCGGGGGCATGCCTGGTGGCTATCTGACCCCTCGCAGGCCCCGTTTACCTCTCACAGTGCCCTTCCCACCCACCTGGGCTGAGGACCCTGGGCCAGCCTACGGAGATG CCCAGAGCCTGACCACCTGCGAGGTCTGCGGTGCCTGCTTTGAGACACGCAAGGGCCTGTCCAGCCATGCGCGCTCCCACCTGCGGCAGCTGGGTGTGGCCGAGTCTGAGAGCAGCGGTGCCCCCATCGACCTCCTCTACGAGCTCGTGAAGCAGAAGGGCCTGCCTGACACACCCCTTGGGCTGCCCCCGGGCCTGACTAAGAAGTCCAGCTCCCCGAAGGAGGTGGTCGCTGGGGCCCCCCGACAGAGCCTGCTCACCCTGGCCAAGCCCCTGGACGCCCCTGCTATCAACAAGGCCATCAAGTCGCCTCCTGGCTTCTCAGCCAAGGGCCTGGCTCACCCGCCCAGCTCCCCACTCCTCAAGAAGGCACCACTGGCCCTGGCAGGCTCCCCTATCCCCAAGAATCCTGAGGACAAGAGCCCCCAGCTGTCCCTGAGCCCCCGGCCGGTCTCCCCAAAGGCACAGTGGCCTCAGTCTGAGGACGAGGGGCCCCTGAACCTCA CCTCAGGCCCAGAACCAGCTCGCGATATCCGCTGCGAGTTCTGTGGTGAGTTCTTCGAGAACCGAAAGGGTCTTTCCAGCCACGCACGCTCCCACTTGCGGCAGATGGGTGTGACTGAGTGGTATGTCAACGGCTCGCCCATCGACACGCTGCGGGAGATCCTCAAGAGGCGGACTCAGTCCCGGCCCGGAGGACCCCTCCATCCACCAGGACCTAGTCCAAAAGCCTTGGCCAAGGTGGTGGGCAGCGGAGGTCTCGGCAGCTCGCTGGAAGCCCGCAGCCCTGCAGACCTTCACCTCTCGCCCCTGGCCAAGAAGTTGCCACCACCACCAGGCAGCCCCCTGGGCCACTCACCaactgcttctcctcctcccacggCCCGAAAGATGTTCTCAGGCCTGACTGCACCCTCCCTGACCAAGAAGCTGAAGCCTGAACAAATGCGTGTGGAGATCAAGCGTGAGATGCTGCCAGGGGCCCTTCATGGGGAGCTACACCCGTCTGAGGGTCCCTGGGTGGCGCCACGGGAAGACATGGCCCCCCTGAACCTGT CATCACGGGCAGAGCCAGTGCGTGACATCCGCTGTGAGTTCTGTGGTGAGTTCTTTGAGAACCGAAAAGGCTTGTCCAGCCACGCACGCTCCCACCTGCGACAGATGGGTGTGACTGAGTGGTCCGTCAATGGCTCACCCATCGACACGCTTCGGGAGATCCTTAAGAAGAAGTCTAAGCCGTGCCTCATCAAGAAGGAGCCTCCAGCTGGAGACCTGGCCCCTGCCTTGGTTGAGGATGGGCCCCCTACAGTGGTTCCTGGGTCTGTGCAGCCCCTCCTGCCGCTGGTGCCAATGGCTGGCCGGCCAGGCAAACCAGGAGCTGGGCTGGCCCAGGTACCCCGTGAGCTCAACCTGGCACCCATCACGGGTGCCAAGCCCTCAGCCACCAGCTACCTGGGCTCAGTGGCAGCCAAGCGACCCCTGCAGGAGGATCGCTTCCTCTCTGCAGAGGTCAAGGCCAAGACCTACATCCAGACTGAACTGCCCTTCAAGGCAAAGACCCTTCACGAGAAGACCTCCCACTCCT CCACCGAGGCCTGCTGTGAGCTGTGTGGCCTTTACTTCGAAAACcgcaaggccctggccagccatGCTCGGGCGCATCTGCGGCAGTTCGGTGTGACTGAGTGGTGCGTGAATGGCTCACCCATTGAGACGCTGAGCGAGTGGATCAAGCACCGGCCCCAGAAGGTGGGCGCCTACCGCAGCTACATCCAGGGTGGCCGCCCCTTCACCAAGAAGTTCCGAAACGCTGGCCATGGCCGCGAGAGCGACAAGCGGCCACACCTGGGGCTGGCACCTGGGGGCCTGTCCGTGGTGGGCCGCAGTGCTGGGGGTGAGCCAGGGCCAGAGGCTGGCCGGGCAGCCGACGGGGGCGAGCGGCCGTTGGCAGCCAGCCCCCCGGGCACCGTGAAAGCCGAGGAGCACCAGCGGCAGAACATCAACA AATTTGAGCGCCGACAAGCCCGCCCTGCAGATACCTCTGCGGCCAGGGGGGGCGAGGAGGCCAATGACCTGCAGCAGAAGCTGGAGGAGGTGCGGCAACCCCCACCCCGGGTCCGGCCAGTCCCCTCCTTGGTGCCTCGTCCCCCCCAGACATCACTGGTTAAGTTCGTCGGCAACATCTATACCCTCAAGTGCAG GTTCTGTGAGGTGGAATTCCAGGGACCTCTCTCCATCCAGGAGGAGTGGGTGCGGCACTTACAGCGGCACATCCTGGAGATGAATTTCTCCAAAGCAGACCCCCCGCCCGaggagccccaggcccctccagcACAGACAGCGGCGGCAGAGGCACCCTAA